From Caretta caretta isolate rCarCar2 chromosome 3, rCarCar1.hap1, whole genome shotgun sequence, a single genomic window includes:
- the TNFAIP3 gene encoding tumor necrosis factor alpha-induced protein 3 isoform X1, producing the protein MAVSSQKMAGQQVLPQALSLSNMLKAVKIRERIPEDLVKPANGIIHHFKTMYRYTVEMFRMCQFCPQFREILQKALIDRSTQSSLEHQKKLNWCREVRKLVPLKTNGDGNCLLHAASQYMWGVQDVDLVLRKTLFSALKEVDTHNFKLRWQRETLKSQEFVETGLHYNTRNWEEEWENLVRMTSTETSVARSGFQYNALEEIHIFVLVNILRRPIIVLADKMLRSLESGSSFSPLNVGGIYLPLRWPAEECYRYPIVLGYDSMHFTSLVTLKDSGPEIRAVPLVSSERGRFEDLKVHFLMDNEEMGKEQLLKEYLMVIEIPVQGWDHGTTHLINAAKLDEGNLPKDINLVEDYFQLVQHEYKKWQENNEPITRETSTRNRLELSLPQLSLVEVKCETPNCPFFMSVNTQPYCHECFEQRQQGNKPRRPSTKTASEKLRTTGAGSSRVEFCEPGGGLSEEPVTGPHSAPPTAPSLFLYSETTAMKCRTPNCPFTLNVQHNGLCERCHNSRQLSPSNNLDNLRHLNSVTCKICLQDTNRTFNGICSSCLKRTTELSIAHPGFLPTFHQRSHSDPSQLSQSLLQHSCHAAPSNDLPSAVMLQAAHNSEERNGSSQCRKPGCKFFGTPQNEGFCTLCFFEYRENNGSASLLHQRRSQRNSPASGQPGTSAATFHNTISCLGRECGTLGSTMLEGYCQKCFIEAQTQRFREAIRTEQQLVGQSERTGQHRDLQVSTVGSQKRKCATTSCRNNLACRNDELCQECQRVQSGNPRGPAAEEPPKQRCRATGCDHYGNNKCNGYCNECYRFKELYG; encoded by the exons ATGGCG gtTTCTTCTCAAAAAATGGCTGGCCAACAAGTTCTTCCCCAAGCTTTGTCTCTGAGCAATATGCTGAAAGCTGTGAAGATTAGGGAGAGAATTCCTGAAGACCTTGTCAAACCCGCCAATGGAATAATTCATCACTTTAAAACTATGTACAGATATACAGTAGAAATGTTCAGAATGTGCCAGTTTTGTCCTCAGTTTCGGGAGATCCTTCAGAAAGCTTTAATTGACCGATCCACCCAGAGCTCACTGGAACATCAGAAGAAGCTGAACTGGTGCAGGGAAGTTAGGAAACTTGTGCCGTTAAAGACTAATG GTGATGGTAattgcctcctgcatgctgcatcCCAGTACATGTGGGGTGTTCAAGATGTTGACCTGGTCCTGCGGAAAACACTGTTCAGCGCTCTGAAGGAAGTGGATACGCACAACTTTAAGCTTCGTTGGCAACGAGAGACACTTAAATCGCAGGAGTTTGTAGAAACAGGACTCCACTATAACACCAGG AACTGGGAAGAGGAATGGGAGAATCTCGTCAGAATGACATCCACAGAAACATCAGTGGCCCGAAGCGGGTTTCAGTACAATGCGCTGGAAGAAATCCATATATTTGTCCTTGTTAACATCCTCAGAAGGCCGATCATAGTTCTTGCAG ATAAAATGCTGAGAAGCTTGGAGTCtggttcaagcttttctccactgaACGTCGGTGGAATTTACTTGCCTCTCCGTTGGCCAGCTGAAGAATGCTATAGATATCCTATTGTCCTGGGATATGACAGTATGCATTTCACATCACTGGTCACTCTGAAGGACAGCGGGCCAG AAATCCGGGCTGTCCCACTGGTCAGCAGTGAACGAGGCAGGTTTGAAGACTTGAAGGTGCACTTTCTGATGGACAATGAGGAGATGGGAAAGGAGCAGCTACTGAAAGAGTACCTGATGGTGATAGAGATTCCGGTGCAAGGCTGGGACCATGGTACAACTCATTTAATTAATGCTGCAAA GTTAGATGAAGGCAACTTACCCAAAGATATAAATCTGGTGGAAGATTACTTTCAACTGGTACAGCATGAGTACAAGAAATGGCAAGAGAACAATGAGCCTATTACGAGGGAGACCTCCACCAGGAATAGACTGGAACTGTCCTTACCTCAGCTGTCTCTTGTAGAGGTGAAATGTGAAACTCCCAATTGCCCCTTCTTTATGTCTGTGAACACCCAGCCCTATTGTCATGAGTGCTTTGAGCAGAGGCAACAGGGAAATAAACCAAGGAGACCAAGCACCAAAACAGCATCTGAAAAGCTACGGACGACTGGAGCAGGCTCATCTAGGGTTGAGTTTTGTGAGCCCGGGGGAGGGCTATCTGAGGAGCCAGTCACAGGGCCTCATTCTGCTCCTCCAACAGCTCCAAGCCTTTTTCTGTATAGTGAAACCACTGCTATGAAATGCAGGACTCCAAACTGCCCTTTTACGTTAAATGTGCAACACAATGGACTCTGTGAACGCTGCCACAATTCCAGACAGCTCAGTCCTTCTAACAACTTGGACAACCTGCGACATTTAAACAGTGTGACATGTAAAATCTGCCTTCAGGACACGAACAGGACCTTTAATGGCATCTGCAGCTCTTGTCTCAAAAGGACTACAGAGCTGTCAATTGCCCATCCTGGCTTCCTGCCTACATTCCATCAGAGATCTCACTCTGACCCTTCACAGCTATCGCAGAGCCTCCTTCAGCATTCCTGTCATGCAGCACCCAGCAACGATCTGCCTTCCGCAGTAATGCTTCAGGCTGCTCACAATTCGGAGGAAAGGAATGGAAGTAGCCAGTGCAGAAAACCTGGCTGCAAGTTTTTTGGGACTCCTCAGAATGAAGGCTTTTGCACTCTATGCTTCTTTGAGTACAGGGAAAACAATG GCAGTGCCTCACTACTTCATCAGAGAAGGTCTCAAAGGAATTCTCCTGCTTCTGGACAGCCTGGGACCTCTGCTGCCACATTCCATAACACCATTTCCTGCCTGGGGCGAGAATGTGGCACCCTGGGCAGCACTATGCTTGAAGGGTATTGTCAGAAATGTTTTATTGAAGCACAGACTCAGCGATTCCGTGAAGCCATAAGGACTGAACAGCAGCTAGTGGGACAATCTGAA AGAACTGGGCAACACAGAGACTTACAGGTATCAACAGTGGGGAGCCAAAAGCGAAAGTGTGCCACGACTTCTTGTAGGAACAACTTAGCCTGCAGAAATGATGAGCTGTGTCAGGAGTGCCAGCGAGTTCAGTCTGGGAATCCTAGAGGGCCAGCTGCAGAAGAGCCTCCGAAACAGCGCTGCCGAGCCACTGGCTGTGATCATTATGGCAATAATAAGTGCAATGGCTACTGCAATGAATGCTACCGGTTCAAAGAGCTGTATGGCTAG
- the TNFAIP3 gene encoding tumor necrosis factor alpha-induced protein 3 isoform X2 has product MAGQQVLPQALSLSNMLKAVKIRERIPEDLVKPANGIIHHFKTMYRYTVEMFRMCQFCPQFREILQKALIDRSTQSSLEHQKKLNWCREVRKLVPLKTNGDGNCLLHAASQYMWGVQDVDLVLRKTLFSALKEVDTHNFKLRWQRETLKSQEFVETGLHYNTRNWEEEWENLVRMTSTETSVARSGFQYNALEEIHIFVLVNILRRPIIVLADKMLRSLESGSSFSPLNVGGIYLPLRWPAEECYRYPIVLGYDSMHFTSLVTLKDSGPEIRAVPLVSSERGRFEDLKVHFLMDNEEMGKEQLLKEYLMVIEIPVQGWDHGTTHLINAAKLDEGNLPKDINLVEDYFQLVQHEYKKWQENNEPITRETSTRNRLELSLPQLSLVEVKCETPNCPFFMSVNTQPYCHECFEQRQQGNKPRRPSTKTASEKLRTTGAGSSRVEFCEPGGGLSEEPVTGPHSAPPTAPSLFLYSETTAMKCRTPNCPFTLNVQHNGLCERCHNSRQLSPSNNLDNLRHLNSVTCKICLQDTNRTFNGICSSCLKRTTELSIAHPGFLPTFHQRSHSDPSQLSQSLLQHSCHAAPSNDLPSAVMLQAAHNSEERNGSSQCRKPGCKFFGTPQNEGFCTLCFFEYRENNGSASLLHQRRSQRNSPASGQPGTSAATFHNTISCLGRECGTLGSTMLEGYCQKCFIEAQTQRFREAIRTEQQLVGQSERTGQHRDLQVSTVGSQKRKCATTSCRNNLACRNDELCQECQRVQSGNPRGPAAEEPPKQRCRATGCDHYGNNKCNGYCNECYRFKELYG; this is encoded by the exons ATGGCTGGCCAACAAGTTCTTCCCCAAGCTTTGTCTCTGAGCAATATGCTGAAAGCTGTGAAGATTAGGGAGAGAATTCCTGAAGACCTTGTCAAACCCGCCAATGGAATAATTCATCACTTTAAAACTATGTACAGATATACAGTAGAAATGTTCAGAATGTGCCAGTTTTGTCCTCAGTTTCGGGAGATCCTTCAGAAAGCTTTAATTGACCGATCCACCCAGAGCTCACTGGAACATCAGAAGAAGCTGAACTGGTGCAGGGAAGTTAGGAAACTTGTGCCGTTAAAGACTAATG GTGATGGTAattgcctcctgcatgctgcatcCCAGTACATGTGGGGTGTTCAAGATGTTGACCTGGTCCTGCGGAAAACACTGTTCAGCGCTCTGAAGGAAGTGGATACGCACAACTTTAAGCTTCGTTGGCAACGAGAGACACTTAAATCGCAGGAGTTTGTAGAAACAGGACTCCACTATAACACCAGG AACTGGGAAGAGGAATGGGAGAATCTCGTCAGAATGACATCCACAGAAACATCAGTGGCCCGAAGCGGGTTTCAGTACAATGCGCTGGAAGAAATCCATATATTTGTCCTTGTTAACATCCTCAGAAGGCCGATCATAGTTCTTGCAG ATAAAATGCTGAGAAGCTTGGAGTCtggttcaagcttttctccactgaACGTCGGTGGAATTTACTTGCCTCTCCGTTGGCCAGCTGAAGAATGCTATAGATATCCTATTGTCCTGGGATATGACAGTATGCATTTCACATCACTGGTCACTCTGAAGGACAGCGGGCCAG AAATCCGGGCTGTCCCACTGGTCAGCAGTGAACGAGGCAGGTTTGAAGACTTGAAGGTGCACTTTCTGATGGACAATGAGGAGATGGGAAAGGAGCAGCTACTGAAAGAGTACCTGATGGTGATAGAGATTCCGGTGCAAGGCTGGGACCATGGTACAACTCATTTAATTAATGCTGCAAA GTTAGATGAAGGCAACTTACCCAAAGATATAAATCTGGTGGAAGATTACTTTCAACTGGTACAGCATGAGTACAAGAAATGGCAAGAGAACAATGAGCCTATTACGAGGGAGACCTCCACCAGGAATAGACTGGAACTGTCCTTACCTCAGCTGTCTCTTGTAGAGGTGAAATGTGAAACTCCCAATTGCCCCTTCTTTATGTCTGTGAACACCCAGCCCTATTGTCATGAGTGCTTTGAGCAGAGGCAACAGGGAAATAAACCAAGGAGACCAAGCACCAAAACAGCATCTGAAAAGCTACGGACGACTGGAGCAGGCTCATCTAGGGTTGAGTTTTGTGAGCCCGGGGGAGGGCTATCTGAGGAGCCAGTCACAGGGCCTCATTCTGCTCCTCCAACAGCTCCAAGCCTTTTTCTGTATAGTGAAACCACTGCTATGAAATGCAGGACTCCAAACTGCCCTTTTACGTTAAATGTGCAACACAATGGACTCTGTGAACGCTGCCACAATTCCAGACAGCTCAGTCCTTCTAACAACTTGGACAACCTGCGACATTTAAACAGTGTGACATGTAAAATCTGCCTTCAGGACACGAACAGGACCTTTAATGGCATCTGCAGCTCTTGTCTCAAAAGGACTACAGAGCTGTCAATTGCCCATCCTGGCTTCCTGCCTACATTCCATCAGAGATCTCACTCTGACCCTTCACAGCTATCGCAGAGCCTCCTTCAGCATTCCTGTCATGCAGCACCCAGCAACGATCTGCCTTCCGCAGTAATGCTTCAGGCTGCTCACAATTCGGAGGAAAGGAATGGAAGTAGCCAGTGCAGAAAACCTGGCTGCAAGTTTTTTGGGACTCCTCAGAATGAAGGCTTTTGCACTCTATGCTTCTTTGAGTACAGGGAAAACAATG GCAGTGCCTCACTACTTCATCAGAGAAGGTCTCAAAGGAATTCTCCTGCTTCTGGACAGCCTGGGACCTCTGCTGCCACATTCCATAACACCATTTCCTGCCTGGGGCGAGAATGTGGCACCCTGGGCAGCACTATGCTTGAAGGGTATTGTCAGAAATGTTTTATTGAAGCACAGACTCAGCGATTCCGTGAAGCCATAAGGACTGAACAGCAGCTAGTGGGACAATCTGAA AGAACTGGGCAACACAGAGACTTACAGGTATCAACAGTGGGGAGCCAAAAGCGAAAGTGTGCCACGACTTCTTGTAGGAACAACTTAGCCTGCAGAAATGATGAGCTGTGTCAGGAGTGCCAGCGAGTTCAGTCTGGGAATCCTAGAGGGCCAGCTGCAGAAGAGCCTCCGAAACAGCGCTGCCGAGCCACTGGCTGTGATCATTATGGCAATAATAAGTGCAATGGCTACTGCAATGAATGCTACCGGTTCAAAGAGCTGTATGGCTAG